In a single window of the Cumulibacter soli genome:
- a CDS encoding rhodanese-like domain-containing protein, translated as MADIPQITVDQVPENAAVLDVREDDEWRAGHIMGVKHIPLAEVPQRLDEIPEADTVYVFCRAGGRSAQATTWLNGNGFNAVNVDGGMKAWDAAGKPMVSEDGSAAAVI; from the coding sequence ATGGCAGACATTCCACAGATCACCGTCGATCAGGTTCCGGAGAACGCCGCGGTTCTCGATGTCCGTGAGGACGACGAATGGCGCGCCGGACACATCATGGGCGTCAAGCACATCCCACTCGCCGAGGTGCCGCAGCGCCTGGACGAAATTCCCGAGGCCGACACGGTGTACGTGTTCTGCCGCGCCGGTGGCCGTAGCGCCCAGGCGACGACCTGGCTGAACGGTAACGGCTTCAACGCTGTGAACGTTGACGGCGGCATGAAGGCGTGGGACGCGGCCGGTAAGCCCATGGTCTCCGAGGACGGCAGCGCCGCGGCGGTCATCTAG
- a CDS encoding alpha/beta fold hydrolase, translated as MTSTGEQTLNANGITIAYEVFGPEEAPALLLVNGLGSQMIGYRTEFCEKLVARGFRVIRFDNRDVGHSTYFDDRPTPDVRAIAKGDRSTVPYSLSDMAADAIGLLDGLGIDKAHIAGMSMGGMLVQRLATEYPERILSMTSIMSTTGDWSVGRATPEANAVLMQPLPEDLDAALDQLTENSRIIGSPGFPFDAAAVRAQHVEILKRANHPAGKIRQQAAIFADPDRTPALRGLSVPTLVIHGADDPLINVSGGEATAAAIPGAQLKIYPGMGHNLPEQLWDDYVADFAGIAGLPA; from the coding sequence ATGACATCTACCGGCGAGCAGACGCTCAACGCCAACGGCATCACCATCGCGTACGAGGTCTTCGGGCCGGAGGAGGCACCGGCGTTACTGCTGGTTAATGGACTCGGTTCGCAGATGATCGGTTATCGCACGGAGTTCTGCGAGAAGTTGGTTGCTCGCGGGTTCCGAGTCATCCGCTTCGACAACCGGGACGTCGGTCATTCGACGTACTTCGATGATCGGCCAACGCCGGACGTACGCGCCATCGCGAAAGGCGACCGTTCGACGGTGCCGTACTCGCTGTCAGACATGGCGGCCGACGCGATCGGCCTGCTCGACGGACTCGGGATCGACAAGGCACATATTGCCGGGATGTCGATGGGCGGGATGCTCGTGCAGCGGCTAGCCACCGAGTACCCCGAGCGAATCTTGTCGATGACCTCGATCATGTCGACGACCGGTGATTGGTCCGTCGGACGCGCGACGCCAGAAGCCAATGCCGTACTGATGCAGCCGCTGCCGGAAGATCTCGATGCCGCGCTCGATCAGCTCACCGAGAACAGCCGCATCATTGGTTCGCCAGGTTTCCCCTTCGATGCGGCGGCGGTGCGCGCTCAGCACGTCGAGATCCTCAAGCGGGCGAATCACCCTGCTGGCAAGATCCGTCAGCAGGCGGCGATCTTCGCTGACCCAGATCGGACACCGGCGCTGCGCGGACTCTCGGTGCCCACCTTGGTGATCCACGGTGCGGACGACCCGCTGATTAACGTCTCGGGCGGCGAAGCCACCGCTGCAGCGATCCCGGGTGCGCAGTTGAAGATCTACCCCGGAATGGGACACAATCTGCCCGAGCAGCTGTGGGATGACTACGTCGCCGACTTTGCTGGGATCGCGGGCCTGCCCGCCTAG
- a CDS encoding Fpg/Nei family DNA glycosylase has translation MPELPEVEAIAHHLREHAVGKFIERIDVAAISAIKTFDPPFTALQGLSVTGAGRYGKFLDLDVDGVHLVIHLARAGWLRWSDALPKAPPRPGRGPLALRVHLDDGSGFDLTEAGTKKGLAAYVVRDVQDVPGIARLGPDALSLDAASLGEILANQGGRIKNTLIDQRVIAGIGNAYSDEILHAAKLSPFKIAKKLTEEEVATLAQAILDVEADAVARSVGQKVARLKGEKRSGLKVHARTGMPCPVCGDGVAEISLADKSYQYCPTCQTGGKKLNDRRMDRLLK, from the coding sequence ATGCCTGAGTTGCCCGAGGTCGAAGCCATCGCGCACCACCTACGCGAGCACGCGGTCGGAAAGTTCATCGAGCGCATCGATGTAGCGGCGATCTCCGCGATCAAGACGTTCGACCCTCCGTTCACCGCGCTGCAGGGCCTGAGCGTGACCGGCGCCGGACGCTACGGAAAATTCCTGGACCTCGACGTCGACGGCGTACACCTGGTGATTCACCTGGCGCGGGCCGGCTGGCTGCGGTGGAGCGACGCCTTGCCGAAGGCTCCGCCGCGACCCGGTAGGGGACCGCTTGCCTTACGGGTGCATCTGGACGACGGCAGCGGGTTCGACCTGACCGAAGCCGGCACCAAGAAAGGACTGGCGGCGTACGTCGTCCGTGACGTGCAAGATGTTCCGGGGATCGCTCGGCTTGGCCCCGATGCGCTCTCGCTGGACGCGGCCTCGTTGGGCGAGATCCTCGCCAATCAGGGCGGTCGGATCAAGAACACGCTCATCGACCAGCGAGTCATCGCGGGGATCGGCAACGCCTATAGCGACGAGATCCTGCACGCGGCGAAACTGTCGCCGTTCAAGATCGCGAAGAAACTGACCGAAGAGGAAGTAGCGACTCTCGCGCAAGCGATCCTTGACGTTGAGGCTGACGCTGTGGCGCGTTCGGTCGGTCAGAAGGTCGCGCGGCTCAAGGGGGAGAAGCGGTCGGGACTGAAGGTGCACGCCCGCACGGGCATGCCGTGCCCGGTGTGTGGTGACGGTGTCGCAGAGATTTCCCTGGCCGATAAGTCGTACCAGTACTGCCCGACTTGTCAGACCGGTGGAAAGAAACTCAACGACCGTCGAATGGACCGTCTCCTGAAGTAA
- a CDS encoding LLM class flavin-dependent oxidoreductase, with translation MSAGNLSDAAHRFTLMSLIPHGTDKSVHQRYEQIADIAQFAERLGFDGFGVGERHDVPYLSSSPAVLLAYIAARTSKIRLFTAASTIAMHDPVRAYEDYATLDQLSDGRLQLIIGTGLGPTAQNLFGVAPEEQTDITVAAYELLRDLWNNQVATYDGPLRPALDGVELSPRPRQLRIPAWHAGLSSRESAERPAAWGEPLVSGNLIGTIDDVAGHVAVYRQEWAARGHAPEDAQVGVGVAGAHVAVTSQQAIEEFRPAFAAQMEQFAKMRGQAPFGDLDTYLREGTALVGSPAQVREKFEYLRERCGHQLTYHHADSPGMDERTWRAGKELFAEHVIG, from the coding sequence GTGAGTGCTGGCAACCTGTCGGACGCGGCACACCGGTTCACGCTGATGAGCCTGATCCCACACGGCACGGATAAGAGTGTTCACCAGCGCTACGAACAGATCGCCGATATAGCTCAGTTCGCCGAACGTCTCGGTTTTGACGGCTTCGGTGTCGGCGAGCGGCATGACGTGCCCTACCTCAGTTCGTCGCCGGCAGTGTTATTGGCATACATCGCCGCACGGACCTCGAAGATACGACTGTTCACCGCCGCATCCACGATCGCGATGCACGATCCAGTGCGCGCGTACGAGGACTACGCAACGCTCGACCAACTATCCGACGGTCGGCTGCAGCTGATCATCGGTACCGGACTCGGCCCGACTGCGCAAAACCTGTTCGGGGTGGCGCCTGAGGAGCAAACCGACATCACCGTCGCGGCGTACGAACTCTTGCGGGACCTGTGGAACAACCAGGTAGCCACGTACGACGGCCCGCTACGGCCCGCGTTGGACGGTGTTGAGTTATCACCGCGCCCGCGGCAGCTGAGGATCCCGGCGTGGCACGCGGGTCTGTCTTCGCGTGAGTCGGCTGAGCGGCCGGCCGCGTGGGGTGAACCGCTGGTCAGCGGCAATTTGATCGGCACGATCGACGACGTCGCCGGGCACGTGGCTGTGTATCGCCAGGAGTGGGCTGCACGCGGTCACGCGCCTGAAGATGCCCAGGTTGGGGTCGGCGTCGCGGGCGCACACGTTGCGGTGACCAGCCAGCAGGCGATCGAGGAGTTTCGTCCGGCATTCGCCGCGCAGATGGAGCAATTCGCGAAGATGCGCGGGCAGGCGCCGTTCGGCGACCTCGACACCTACCTGCGGGAAGGTACGGCGCTGGTCGGTAGCCCTGCCCAGGTCCGCGAGAAGTTCGAATATCTGCGGGAGCGGTGCGGGCATCAACTCACCTATCACCATGCCGATTCACCTGGCATGGACGAGCGGACCTGGCGCGCTGGTAAGGAACTGTTCGCCGAGCACGTCATTGGCTAG
- a CDS encoding alpha/beta hydrolase, whose product MSAAVIGTWDEPEGATARGTVIVVPGRGEDGAAYQRFGRRISSENWKVRLIALNLDDLVSARSAVQELIGDESLPSPKVLVGADAGAAWVRSVVDEVGADAAIIAGVALASSVGTDDWESEIAARSACPVHRTVLEASDSFERGALNRALPEELTTVTVPSTPVLVLHGEADPVTPVAEAIAPYVDAAQARVRVLRGGVHDVLNDAIHRVVAATIVLFLESVKAGPDLPDIVIDPAR is encoded by the coding sequence GTGAGCGCCGCGGTGATCGGGACATGGGATGAACCCGAAGGTGCCACGGCCCGCGGCACCGTGATTGTGGTCCCCGGTCGTGGTGAAGACGGGGCCGCCTACCAGCGCTTCGGTCGACGCATTTCATCGGAGAACTGGAAAGTACGGCTCATTGCGCTGAACCTCGACGATCTGGTGTCGGCTCGCTCGGCTGTGCAGGAATTGATCGGCGATGAATCATTGCCGTCGCCGAAGGTGCTCGTCGGCGCGGACGCCGGCGCCGCGTGGGTGCGTTCTGTCGTTGATGAAGTGGGCGCGGACGCGGCGATCATCGCTGGCGTGGCTCTGGCCTCGTCGGTCGGCACCGACGATTGGGAATCCGAGATCGCTGCGCGCTCGGCGTGCCCGGTGCATCGCACCGTGCTGGAAGCGAGCGACAGCTTCGAACGTGGCGCGCTCAATCGGGCGCTGCCGGAAGAATTGACGACGGTCACGGTGCCGAGCACGCCGGTGTTGGTGCTGCACGGCGAGGCCGATCCGGTAACCCCGGTCGCCGAGGCAATCGCGCCGTACGTCGACGCTGCGCAGGCGCGGGTACGGGTGCTGCGCGGCGGCGTACACGATGTTCTCAACGACGCGATCCACCGCGTCGTCGCGGCCACCATCGTGCTGTTCCTGGAGTCGGTGAAGGCTGGACCTGATCTGCCTGACATCGTGATCGATCCCGCTCGGTGA
- a CDS encoding NtaA/DmoA family FMN-dependent monooxygenase (This protein belongs to a clade of FMN-dependent monooxygenases, within a broader family of flavin-dependent oxidoreductases, the luciferase-like monooxygenase (LMM) family, some of whose members use coenzyme F420 rather than FMN.), which translates to MAKRQIHLGAVTTPTGGPGHHTIWRDPEIPGDASVDIDWYISTAKQVEAALFDLVFIVDSQFITPHSPPHYLNRLEPLTLLSALATHTKHVGLVGTATTSFNSPFNLVRRLASLDLISHGRAGWNVVTTGDAGTAFNYGLDEMYGYDTRYGRAHEYIELARALWDSYEDDAFPRDRETGQFMDPSKQHTLNWEGEYFKVRGPLNIERSQQGHPVIFQAGDSDQGRDLGARLGEGIFTHAANIPGAQAFYNDIKTRAKEKFGREAHELVIMPGIDVVIADTDDDARELEAQYIDADHTFEAALGEFGRPFGWHDFTQYDLDAPFPTGVLELAKNAWYTQAKGITDRAAEKGWTLREAVEQSRGRTRSPFVGSPETVAATLIEWFESHAADGYNIHIGRPSNFARFVNEVIPILQDKGVYRTEYESDTLRGNMGIPIPENRYTAARRTGAQQ; encoded by the coding sequence ATGGCGAAGCGGCAGATACACCTCGGCGCAGTGACCACGCCGACCGGCGGACCGGGGCACCACACGATTTGGCGTGACCCGGAGATTCCCGGCGACGCGAGCGTAGACATCGACTGGTACATCAGCACGGCCAAGCAGGTCGAGGCCGCACTGTTCGATTTGGTGTTCATCGTGGACAGTCAGTTCATTACGCCGCACTCCCCACCGCACTACCTCAATCGGCTGGAGCCGCTGACCTTGCTGAGCGCGCTCGCCACGCACACCAAGCACGTCGGACTCGTCGGGACGGCGACCACCAGTTTCAACAGCCCATTCAACTTGGTGCGCCGGCTGGCATCGCTGGACCTGATCAGTCACGGCCGCGCCGGATGGAATGTTGTCACCACTGGCGATGCCGGGACGGCGTTCAACTATGGCTTGGACGAGATGTATGGCTACGACACCCGGTATGGGCGAGCCCACGAGTACATCGAACTTGCCCGCGCGTTGTGGGACTCCTACGAGGACGACGCTTTCCCGCGTGACCGCGAGACCGGCCAGTTCATGGATCCGAGTAAGCAGCACACGCTCAATTGGGAAGGGGAGTACTTCAAGGTCCGCGGGCCGCTGAACATCGAGCGTTCCCAGCAAGGTCACCCGGTGATCTTCCAGGCCGGAGACTCGGACCAGGGGCGTGACCTCGGCGCCCGCCTCGGCGAAGGAATCTTCACGCACGCGGCGAACATTCCCGGCGCGCAGGCCTTCTATAACGACATTAAGACCCGCGCGAAGGAGAAATTCGGTCGAGAGGCCCACGAGCTCGTAATCATGCCGGGCATCGATGTCGTCATCGCAGACACTGATGATGACGCTCGCGAACTCGAAGCGCAGTACATTGACGCCGACCACACCTTCGAGGCGGCGCTGGGTGAGTTTGGTCGTCCTTTCGGCTGGCACGACTTCACCCAGTACGACTTGGATGCGCCCTTCCCAACTGGCGTGCTCGAACTCGCTAAGAACGCCTGGTACACCCAGGCGAAGGGGATCACGGATCGCGCTGCCGAGAAGGGCTGGACGCTGCGCGAGGCCGTCGAGCAGTCCCGCGGTCGCACCCGAAGCCCCTTCGTGGGTTCGCCGGAGACCGTCGCGGCTACGCTGATCGAGTGGTTTGAGTCGCATGCCGCCGATGGCTACAACATCCACATCGGTCGGCCGTCCAACTTTGCCAGGTTCGTGAACGAGGTCATTCCGATCCTGCAGGACAAAGGCGTCTACCGCACCGAATACGAATCCGACACACTGCGAGGAAATATGGGCATCCCCATCCCGGAAAACCGCTACACCGCTGCTCGTCGTACCGGAGCTCAGCAGTGA
- a CDS encoding LysR family transcriptional regulator — MAGILDITPLRSFVAIADNGGFQRAADALHLSQAAVSQHVRRLERTLDRALVERDGRTSRLTTDGETLLGYARRILQAHDRAMEHFHATEVMTITIGSTEHAATQLLPALTAALSGAFFDHEVRLRLDRGTRLREDLAIGRLDLAILPGPPAVPDAKRTTRTLSIGTLDLTWFCAPGWAVPDDARVPLAVFESPCALRSRAMEALDNHGYTAIVGAESLQLAGVHAAAAAGAGVALLATLGQTPPGLVRCTGLPEAEPLEFSVWGRPGLDPSILEFVVAALRRAVESAPPEVPATD; from the coding sequence ATGGCCGGAATCCTCGATATCACCCCATTGCGCAGCTTCGTCGCGATCGCAGACAACGGTGGCTTTCAGCGCGCCGCCGATGCCCTGCATCTCAGCCAGGCCGCCGTTAGCCAGCACGTTCGACGCCTCGAACGCACCCTCGACCGCGCGCTCGTCGAGCGTGATGGCCGAACCTCACGACTCACGACGGACGGCGAGACGCTGCTCGGATACGCTCGGCGAATCCTGCAGGCTCACGACCGCGCGATGGAACACTTCCATGCCACCGAGGTGATGACTATCACCATCGGTTCGACCGAACATGCCGCGACGCAACTCCTACCCGCGTTGACCGCCGCTTTAAGTGGGGCGTTCTTCGACCACGAGGTGCGACTGCGACTTGACCGCGGCACCCGACTGCGCGAAGACCTCGCCATCGGTAGGCTCGACCTCGCGATTCTCCCTGGGCCGCCGGCGGTTCCGGATGCCAAGCGGACCACCAGAACACTTTCGATCGGCACACTCGACCTCACCTGGTTCTGCGCCCCGGGCTGGGCGGTTCCAGACGATGCCCGCGTGCCGCTAGCCGTGTTCGAGAGCCCTTGCGCACTGCGCTCACGCGCGATGGAGGCCCTGGATAACCACGGATATACGGCCATTGTCGGCGCCGAGTCGCTACAACTCGCCGGCGTACACGCCGCAGCGGCCGCCGGCGCAGGCGTCGCCTTGCTCGCAACACTGGGCCAAACCCCGCCGGGGCTCGTTCGGTGCACCGGCCTACCGGAGGCCGAACCGCTGGAGTTCTCGGTGTGGGGTCGACCGGGGCTCGACCCCAGCATCCTGGAGTTTGTGGTTGCCGCGCTTCGACGAGCCGTCGAGAGCGCACCACCTGAGGTCCCGGCCACGGATTGA
- a CDS encoding ABC transporter substrate-binding protein, which produces MSKKSRRIASALPRRRTRRSFATGLVALLMAGVLTACGSGSADDSAGDNTLKIANINDVPAFDPVVLGPTSATQMLSLVYEPLFTFDEQGELQPALATEYEFNDTGDQLIVTLRDGLTFQDGSALDAEAVAYHLNRGVSQENSAIKSAYRQIKNAKALDPTHVQIDLTETDFGFPMILANRSSLIASKQAAEADLDALNSTQPVGAGPFKVVKIVPGASMTLEKWDGYWDAENIHIDEVTVTMGADPATLISGLQTGEFNFVPSLSAQNAELAETSGLNVVADTAANWTETFVNVNKQLAPFTNPQVVEAFNAAIDRDAFVDLLTYGLGTASANPVPESNPAYNPAIDEEYEYNPQKAKQLLAESGEDDLSLDVHIFPTSNAPAELLQQQLEAVGFEVNLISEDVTAFYPGYYNKTDQVALYGYVGRDNKLLSLDEHFAETGILNLSGIEDPSYTAARQKVLQTPLDDPAYEKNLQAAALAGVTTGGSIFLYVTPNVTVTGSEVSSFGKIDGSFRWNGITVG; this is translated from the coding sequence ATGAGCAAGAAGTCGCGTCGCATCGCCTCCGCGTTGCCCCGGCGCCGAACCCGCCGGTCTTTCGCTACCGGGCTGGTCGCGCTGCTGATGGCAGGAGTCTTGACCGCGTGCGGCTCGGGCTCCGCCGATGACAGCGCCGGCGATAACACGCTCAAGATCGCTAATATCAATGACGTTCCGGCGTTTGACCCGGTCGTTCTCGGTCCGACGTCAGCAACCCAAATGCTCTCGCTGGTCTACGAGCCACTGTTTACCTTCGACGAGCAGGGCGAGTTACAGCCCGCCCTGGCCACTGAGTACGAATTCAATGACACCGGTGACCAACTCATCGTCACCCTGCGCGATGGGTTGACCTTCCAGGATGGTTCTGCGCTCGACGCGGAGGCCGTCGCTTATCACCTCAACCGCGGCGTGTCCCAGGAAAACTCCGCGATCAAGTCGGCGTACAGGCAGATCAAGAATGCGAAGGCGCTCGACCCGACGCACGTGCAGATCGACCTGACCGAAACCGATTTCGGTTTTCCGATGATCCTGGCGAACCGGTCCTCCCTGATCGCCAGCAAGCAAGCCGCTGAGGCCGACCTGGACGCACTCAACTCAACCCAACCCGTCGGCGCAGGGCCATTCAAGGTCGTCAAGATCGTTCCAGGCGCATCCATGACCCTCGAGAAGTGGGATGGGTATTGGGACGCCGAGAACATCCACATCGACGAAGTAACGGTCACCATGGGCGCTGACCCTGCGACCCTGATTTCCGGGCTACAGACAGGAGAGTTCAACTTTGTGCCGAGCCTGTCCGCACAGAACGCTGAGCTCGCCGAGACTTCTGGCCTCAATGTCGTCGCCGACACGGCCGCGAACTGGACCGAGACGTTCGTGAACGTCAACAAACAACTCGCTCCGTTCACCAACCCGCAGGTCGTAGAGGCGTTCAATGCCGCCATCGACCGGGACGCCTTCGTCGATCTACTGACCTATGGCCTCGGCACCGCATCCGCAAACCCCGTTCCGGAAAGCAACCCGGCCTACAATCCCGCCATTGACGAGGAGTACGAGTACAACCCGCAGAAGGCGAAGCAGTTGCTCGCCGAGTCGGGTGAGGACGACCTTTCGCTCGATGTCCACATCTTCCCCACCTCCAACGCGCCCGCGGAATTACTCCAGCAGCAACTGGAAGCCGTGGGGTTCGAGGTCAATCTCATCTCCGAAGACGTCACGGCGTTCTACCCGGGCTACTACAACAAGACGGACCAGGTAGCACTCTATGGTTACGTCGGTCGTGACAACAAACTGCTGTCGCTCGACGAGCACTTCGCCGAGACCGGGATCCTGAACTTGTCTGGGATCGAGGACCCGTCGTACACCGCGGCGCGGCAGAAGGTCCTGCAGACTCCGCTGGACGATCCGGCGTACGAGAAG